One stretch of Limnohabitans sp. DNA includes these proteins:
- a CDS encoding nuclease-related domain-containing protein, with protein MTTLLYIVLALSVGYLLGRFRAARFQNRGEALLAKVIRTSFQPPDYHLMNHVTLQLKDGTTQIDHILVSRFGIFVIETKDYKGWIFANPKHAQWTQVLFKRKFRFQNPIFQNIRHVRAVQDLIDFLPPTAVTSVVAFTGEAEFKTEIPPGVFSVTQLVDFLKEQRIEVMSLNRLQFCVGRLETARLAISAKTDVEHVQSLQRRHGGAA; from the coding sequence GTGACCACCCTCCTCTACATAGTCCTTGCACTCTCGGTTGGCTACCTACTTGGTCGCTTCCGCGCCGCACGGTTTCAGAACCGAGGTGAAGCGCTATTGGCCAAGGTCATCCGAACCAGCTTTCAGCCTCCGGACTACCACTTGATGAATCATGTGACCCTCCAGCTCAAGGACGGTACAACCCAGATCGATCACATCTTGGTCTCGAGGTTCGGCATCTTTGTCATTGAGACCAAGGACTACAAGGGCTGGATCTTTGCCAATCCGAAGCACGCGCAGTGGACTCAAGTTTTGTTCAAGAGGAAGTTCAGGTTCCAGAACCCAATCTTCCAGAACATTCGCCATGTCCGAGCGGTTCAGGACCTGATCGACTTCCTCCCACCAACAGCGGTGACGTCGGTCGTCGCATTCACTGGCGAAGCTGAGTTCAAGACCGAGATTCCGCCAGGCGTTTTCAGTGTCACCCAACTCGTGGACTTCTTGAAGGAACAGCGCATCGAAGTCATGTCGCTCAACCGCCTTCAGTTCTGCGTCGGCCGCTTGGAGACGGCGAGACTTGCCATCTCAGCCAAAACTGATGTTGAACATGTTCAAAGTCTTCAACGGCGCCACGGCGGTGCGGCCTAA
- a CDS encoding GNAT family N-acetyltransferase, with translation MAELVHALLSELTPPTANPPTIDKVRASTVLLLNKDRGVWAFVAEDELGHAVGVLTLHECASIYAGGRFGEISELFVSPPARSEGVGPELLKEAMRFARAREWRRLEVGAPAGTHWNRTVSFYLRNGFEEVGPRLKCLL, from the coding sequence GTGGCCGAGCTTGTGCACGCGTTGCTCTCGGAATTGACACCCCCAACTGCGAATCCCCCGACGATTGATAAAGTCCGCGCTTCCACCGTGCTCCTTCTCAATAAGGACCGTGGGGTGTGGGCTTTTGTTGCCGAGGATGAACTGGGTCATGCGGTTGGTGTCCTAACGTTGCATGAGTGCGCATCGATCTATGCTGGTGGGAGATTCGGAGAAATCTCGGAGTTGTTCGTCAGCCCCCCGGCGCGTTCGGAGGGTGTAGGGCCTGAGTTGCTTAAGGAAGCGATGAGATTTGCTCGCGCAAGGGAGTGGCGAAGATTGGAGGTAGGTGCCCCAGCCGGTACACATTGGAATCGTACCGTTTCGTTCTATCTCAGAAACGGCTTCGAAGAAGTCGGTCCAAGGCTGAAGTGTCTGCTGTAG